A stretch of the Massilia sp. W12 genome encodes the following:
- a CDS encoding diacylglycerol kinase: MSTEPQAKSEFKSKSGLRRIFSAFFYSMDGLKQACLHEHAFRQELALVIAGTIIALLLPVSAFQKLVLIAVLILVLIVELLNSAIEAVVDRVSLERHPLSKNAKDFGSAAVLLSILLVVATWAVVLYNRFA; encoded by the coding sequence ATGAGTACAGAACCCCAAGCAAAGAGTGAATTTAAAAGCAAGAGTGGATTGCGGCGCATTTTTTCCGCATTTTTCTATTCGATGGATGGTTTGAAGCAGGCTTGCTTGCATGAGCACGCCTTCCGCCAGGAATTGGCGCTGGTGATCGCCGGCACGATCATTGCGCTGTTGCTGCCGGTGTCGGCGTTTCAAAAACTGGTCTTGATTGCCGTCCTGATTCTGGTGTTGATTGTGGAATTGCTGAATTCAGCAATTGAGGCAGTGGTGGACCGCGTTTCGCTGGAGCGCCATCCGCTTTCAAAAAACGCCAAGGACTTTGGTTCAGCCGCCGTGCTGCTGAGTATTTTGCTGGTGGTGGCGACTTGGGCGGTGGTGTTGTACAACCGCTTTGCCTGA
- a CDS encoding lactate utilization protein B, whose amino-acid sequence MQSHPLHFKPRAAEKLADAQLQRNLRKLTDKFVQGRAQSIRELEDFEATREAVVTMRQRALDQLDIWLEIFEEQARARGAQVLYAETPQQAAQMVLELAQARQVRRIVKTKSMVSEEIGLNAVLQAAGMQVLESDLGEYILQINDNEAPSHIVAPVVHKDKEEIARLFERVHGSSHPGEIDIPALTREARLTLRPHFLAAEMCVTGGNFLIAETGSVALVTNEGNEGMCTLLAPRLHVAIAGIEKVLPTLSDLASVLRLLPRSAVGQSISNYVSLLSGPRDAGAQEGPQEMVFILLDGGRSALLETELREMLRCIRCGACMNHCPVYQKIGGHAYGWVYPGPMGSVLTPAFQGLHAAPDLPQAATLCGECQVVCPVKIPLPELLRKLREMQFAQGLRPRSERAWLAAWAWLARQPRLYRLFVRGASAVLRLIAGPHGMIRHLPIASGWRAQRDMRAPDGAAAAAWQAARRKRTAKQ is encoded by the coding sequence ATGCAAAGCCATCCCTTGCATTTCAAACCGCGTGCAGCTGAAAAACTGGCGGACGCCCAATTGCAGCGCAATCTACGCAAACTCACCGACAAATTCGTCCAGGGCAGGGCGCAATCCATCCGTGAGCTGGAGGATTTTGAAGCCACGCGTGAAGCCGTGGTGACGATGCGGCAGCGCGCCCTGGATCAGCTCGATATCTGGCTGGAAATATTTGAAGAACAGGCGCGTGCGCGCGGCGCGCAAGTGCTGTATGCCGAAACGCCACAACAGGCCGCGCAGATGGTGCTCGAATTGGCGCAGGCGCGCCAGGTGCGCAGAATCGTCAAAACCAAATCCATGGTGAGTGAAGAAATCGGCTTGAATGCGGTTTTGCAAGCCGCCGGCATGCAGGTGTTGGAGAGCGATCTGGGTGAATACATTCTGCAGATCAATGACAATGAAGCGCCATCCCATATCGTGGCCCCGGTGGTGCATAAAGACAAAGAAGAGATTGCGCGCCTGTTTGAACGGGTGCATGGCAGCAGCCATCCCGGCGAAATCGACATTCCCGCCTTGACCCGCGAAGCGCGCCTAACCTTGCGCCCGCATTTCCTGGCAGCGGAGATGTGCGTCACCGGCGGCAATTTCCTGATTGCCGAAACCGGTTCGGTGGCCCTGGTGACGAACGAGGGGAATGAAGGCATGTGCACCTTGCTCGCACCGCGCCTGCATGTGGCGATTGCCGGGATTGAAAAAGTCTTGCCCACCTTATCCGATCTGGCCAGCGTTTTGCGCCTCCTGCCGCGCTCGGCTGTCGGGCAAAGCATTTCCAACTATGTCAGCCTGTTGAGCGGCCCGCGTGACGCCGGCGCGCAGGAAGGGCCGCAGGAAATGGTGTTTATTCTGCTCGATGGCGGGCGCAGCGCCCTGCTGGAAACTGAGTTGCGCGAGATGTTGCGCTGCATCCGTTGCGGCGCTTGCATGAACCATTGCCCGGTGTATCAAAAAATCGGCGGCCATGCCTATGGCTGGGTGTATCCGGGGCCGATGGGCAGTGTGTTGACGCCGGCGTTTCAGGGTTTGCATGCCGCCCCTGATTTGCCGCAAGCCGCCACGCTGTGCGGCGAATGCCAGGTGGTGTGCCCGGTTAAGATTCCGTTGCCGGAATTACTGCGTAAATTGCGGGAAATGCAATTCGCGCAAGGCTTGCGCCCGCGCAGCGAGCGCGCCTGGCTCGCGGCCTGGGCCTGGCTGGCGCGCCAGCCGCGTCTGTACCGGCTGTTTGTGCGCGGAGCATCCGCTGTGTTGAGATTGATTGCCGGGCCGCATGGTATGATCCGCCACTTACCCATCGCCAGCGGCTGGCGCGCACAAAGAGATATGCGCGCGCCGGACGGCGCCGCTGCCGCAGCCTGGCAGGCGGCGCGGCGTAAGCGGACAGCAAAACAATGA
- a CDS encoding (Fe-S)-binding protein, producing the protein MRVALFATCLVDMMRPQVGLASLALLEAAGCTVEIPDIPCCGQPAYNSGARPAALALAQQVLSALQGYDWVVLPSGSCAGMLRVHYQELLKDQPQELAQWRALAPRILELSEFLLQVAAPPRLPLQHAPHQPQSISYHDCCSGLRELGIAAGPRQLLQQAGVEIREMRDSRACCGFGGAFSLKYGEISAAICDEKCAQYSATAAPALVMGDTGCMLHIEGRMRRQGQDGTVLHYAQILAGQEE; encoded by the coding sequence ATGCGGGTCGCCCTGTTTGCCACCTGTCTGGTGGATATGATGAGGCCGCAAGTCGGCCTGGCCAGCCTGGCTTTGCTGGAAGCCGCCGGCTGCACGGTGGAGATACCCGATATTCCCTGCTGTGGCCAGCCGGCATATAACAGCGGTGCGCGGCCTGCAGCGCTGGCCCTGGCGCAGCAAGTCTTATCCGCTCTGCAAGGGTATGATTGGGTGGTCTTGCCCTCCGGCTCTTGCGCCGGCATGTTGCGCGTGCACTATCAGGAATTGCTCAAAGATCAGCCGCAAGAACTGGCGCAATGGCGCGCGCTGGCCCCGCGCATACTCGAATTGAGTGAATTCTTGCTGCAAGTCGCCGCCCCGCCAAGACTGCCGCTGCAACACGCGCCCCATCAGCCGCAGAGCATTTCCTATCACGATTGTTGCAGCGGATTGCGCGAACTGGGAATAGCCGCCGGCCCGCGCCAATTGCTGCAGCAAGCCGGCGTCGAGATCAGGGAAATGCGCGACAGCCGCGCCTGTTGCGGTTTCGGTGGCGCGTTTTCTTTGAAATATGGCGAGATTTCCGCCGCTATCTGCGATGAAAAATGCGCGCAATACAGCGCCACAGCAGCGCCGGCGCTGGTGATGGGCGACACCGGCTGCATGCTGCATATTGAAGGGCGTATGCGGCGCCAGGGCCAGGATGGGACGGTGCTGCACTACGCGCAAATCCTGGCTGGACAGGAGGAATGA
- a CDS encoding IclR family transcriptional regulator, whose protein sequence is MDTAQEPGKTSIQVIERMNLLLDALAKYPDPVSLKELSQVSGLHPSTAHRILNDLVTTRFVDRVEPGAYRLGMRLLELGNIVKSRLSVREAALDFMRGLHRRTQQTINLSVRQGDEIVYIDRAFSERSGMQVVRAIGGRAPLHLTSTGKLFLSVDEPKAVRAYATRTGLAGHTRNSITELARLERELALVRTRGYARDNEELELGVRCMAAGIRDDSGKLVAGLSISAPADRLQEEWMEDLIQTANQISTTLGYNGNPL, encoded by the coding sequence ATGGACACTGCACAAGAACCCGGTAAGACCTCGATTCAGGTTATCGAGAGAATGAATCTGCTGCTCGACGCCCTGGCCAAATACCCCGATCCGGTCAGCCTGAAGGAATTATCCCAAGTTTCCGGCTTGCATCCATCGACGGCGCACCGGATTTTGAATGATCTGGTGACAACCCGCTTTGTGGATCGGGTTGAACCTGGCGCATATCGCCTCGGTATGCGTTTGCTGGAGTTGGGCAATATCGTCAAAAGCCGTTTGAGCGTGCGTGAAGCGGCGCTGGATTTCATGCGCGGCCTGCACCGCCGCACCCAGCAAACCATTAATCTCTCGGTGCGTCAGGGTGATGAAATTGTGTATATCGACCGCGCATTTTCTGAGCGCTCGGGGATGCAGGTGGTGCGCGCTATCGGCGGCCGTGCGCCGCTGCATCTGACTTCCACCGGCAAGCTGTTTTTATCGGTGGATGAGCCGAAAGCCGTGCGCGCTTACGCCACCCGCACCGGACTGGCCGGACATACCCGCAATTCGATTACCGAATTAGCGCGCCTGGAGCGTGAGCTGGCTCTGGTGCGCACGCGCGGCTATGCGCGCGACAATGAGGAATTGGAACTGGGGGTGCGCTGCATGGCGGCCGGGATACGTGACGATAGCGGGAAATTGGTGGCCGGTTTGTCAATTTCGGCGCCGGCCGACCGTTTGCAGGAAGAGTGGATGGAAGATTTGATTCAGACCGCAAACCAGATTTCGACCACGCTGGGGTATAACGGCAACCCGCTGTAA
- the pbpG gene encoding D-alanyl-D-alanine endopeptidase — translation MKRFLMPFLTAILASLLATPPVEAKQQSQKKTVVKIKPGAQGKNGKVVKAAKAGKSSKVQLRPRLVKKVVLVHGKRRVVYQRVAFTGQQMTVAPAIATVGDLAGLNRTTDPLELKSSVAYVIDQSSSQVLFEKNADAVLPIASITKLMTGLVVVEANQDMDEMLTIAEEDVDREKFSSSRLRVGVSLPRSVMLHLALMSSENRASAALGRNYPGGLPAFVAAMNAKAKALGMQDTRYVDANGLSSKNVSSARDLARLVVAAGQQPLLAKYSTDPRYAVEANGRTLNYVNTNHLVNNPEWDIGLQKTGYISEAGRCLVMQAKIEGRPVVMVFLDSKGKESRLGDASRVRKWLEEAKLRTML, via the coding sequence ATGAAACGCTTCTTAATGCCATTTTTAACAGCGATTCTGGCTTCGCTGCTGGCGACGCCCCCGGTGGAAGCAAAGCAGCAAAGCCAGAAGAAAACCGTGGTCAAGATCAAACCCGGCGCGCAAGGCAAGAACGGCAAAGTGGTCAAAGCCGCAAAAGCCGGCAAAAGCAGCAAAGTGCAATTGCGCCCCCGTCTGGTGAAAAAAGTCGTGCTGGTGCATGGCAAGCGGCGCGTGGTGTACCAGCGCGTGGCGTTTACCGGGCAGCAAATGACGGTAGCGCCGGCGATTGCCACAGTTGGCGATCTGGCCGGCTTGAACCGCACCACGGACCCGCTCGAATTGAAATCCAGCGTGGCGTATGTGATTGATCAATCCAGCAGCCAGGTGCTGTTTGAGAAAAACGCCGATGCAGTGTTGCCGATCGCCTCAATTACCAAGCTTATGACCGGCTTGGTGGTGGTGGAAGCGAATCAGGACATGGATGAAATGCTGACCATTGCCGAAGAAGATGTGGATCGCGAAAAATTCAGTTCCTCGCGTCTGCGCGTCGGTGTCTCGCTGCCGCGCAGCGTGATGTTGCATCTGGCCTTGATGAGTTCTGAAAACCGCGCTTCAGCCGCGCTTGGCCGCAATTATCCAGGTGGTTTGCCGGCCTTTGTGGCGGCCATGAACGCCAAAGCCAAAGCGCTGGGCATGCAAGACACCCGTTATGTCGATGCGAACGGCTTGTCGAGCAAAAACGTTTCCAGCGCGCGCGATCTGGCGCGTCTGGTGGTGGCGGCAGGGCAGCAACCTTTGCTGGCGAAATATTCCACCGATCCGCGCTACGCGGTGGAGGCCAATGGCCGCACCCTGAACTATGTCAACACCAATCACCTGGTGAATAATCCGGAATGGGATATCGGCCTGCAAAAAACCGGCTACATCTCTGAAGCCGGGCGTTGCCTGGTGATGCAGGCCAAGATTGAAGGCCGCCCGGTGGTCATGGTTTTCCTTGACTCCAAGGGCAAGGAATCGCGCCTGGGCGACGCCAGCCGCGTGCGCAAATGGCTGGAAGAAGCCAAATTGCGCACCATGCTGTAA
- a CDS encoding nitroreductase, with amino-acid sequence MTQERPLPDGLNQEQVRQALDYVIASRRSVRAFLDTLPPRALIEEILQIAARAPSGTNTQPWRVHVLTGESRAKLSRDILAAYDDPQRQEIEEYPYYPRQWVAPYIERRRKVGWDLYALLGLTRDNKAGMKQQHGRNYQFFDAPVALFFTIEPVMERGSWLDYGMFLQNIMLAARARGLDTCPQAAFIHYPDIIKQHLGIDPAEILICGMSMGYADMSKVENSLVTQREPVATFARFHE; translated from the coding sequence ATGACACAAGAAAGACCATTGCCTGATGGCCTGAATCAAGAACAAGTGCGTCAGGCGCTGGATTATGTAATCGCCAGCAGGCGTTCGGTGCGCGCATTTCTCGATACGTTGCCGCCACGGGCCTTGATTGAAGAAATATTGCAGATCGCCGCGCGCGCGCCATCCGGCACCAATACCCAGCCGTGGCGGGTGCATGTGCTGACCGGCGAGTCACGCGCAAAATTAAGCCGCGACATCCTGGCTGCCTATGACGATCCGCAGCGCCAGGAAATCGAAGAGTATCCATATTATCCGCGCCAATGGGTGGCCCCGTATATCGAGCGGCGGCGCAAAGTCGGCTGGGATTTATATGCGCTGCTCGGTTTGACGCGCGATAACAAGGCCGGCATGAAACAGCAGCATGGCCGCAATTATCAATTCTTTGACGCCCCGGTGGCGCTGTTTTTTACAATTGAGCCGGTAATGGAGCGCGGCTCCTGGCTGGATTACGGCATGTTTTTGCAAAACATCATGCTGGCCGCGCGCGCGCGCGGTCTGGACACCTGCCCGCAAGCCGCCTTTATCCATTACCCCGACATTATTAAACAGCATTTGGGAATCGACCCGGCGGAGATTTTGATTTGCGGCATGTCCATGGGTTATGCCGATATGAGCAAAGTGGAAAACAGCCTGGTGACGCAACGTGAACCGGTAGCGACATTTGCCCGCTTTCATGAATAA
- a CDS encoding phasin family protein yields the protein MFAIPEQFTTNAKAGIEAQFAAFNALSSKAFEGMEKLVELNLNLTRNALEESSQATRQLLSAKDPQEVFTINHFKPMADKVLAYSREAAAIANKTQSEFSKTAEAQITEINRKTVELVEEFSKHAPAGTEGAVTALKTLIGNANAGYEQFSKASKQTLETLESNLSQVMSQFTQAAEKAAPRAKKAA from the coding sequence ATGTTTGCCATCCCCGAACAATTCACCACCAACGCCAAAGCCGGCATTGAAGCCCAATTCGCTGCATTCAATGCCCTGAGCAGCAAAGCTTTTGAAGGCATGGAAAAGCTGGTTGAATTGAATTTGAATCTGACCCGCAATGCGCTGGAAGAAAGCAGCCAGGCCACACGCCAGTTGCTGTCCGCCAAAGACCCGCAAGAAGTCTTCACGATCAATCATTTCAAGCCGATGGCCGACAAAGTGCTGGCTTACAGCCGCGAAGCCGCTGCGATCGCCAACAAAACCCAATCCGAATTCAGCAAAACTGCTGAAGCGCAAATCACCGAAATCAACCGTAAAACCGTTGAACTGGTGGAAGAATTCAGCAAGCACGCTCCTGCCGGTACGGAAGGCGCTGTGACCGCACTGAAAACCCTGATCGGCAACGCCAACGCCGGCTACGAGCAATTTTCCAAGGCCAGCAAACAAACTCTGGAAACGCTGGAAAGCAATCTGAGCCAGGTGATGAGCCAATTCACCCAGGCTGCTGAAAAAGCCGCGCCGCGCGCGAAAAAAGCTGCTTAA
- a CDS encoding ABC transporter ATP-binding protein: MAGATILQISGLKVAYGGIKAVKGVDLEVHQGELVTLIGANGAGKTTTLKAITGSLPGSKLEGDIRYKGESIKGLKSFQLVERKLAMVPEGRGVFARMTIYENLQMGAFTMKDKAAIEADIEKWYGVFPRLKERSAQLAGTLSGGEQQMLAMARALMCHPDLLLLDEPSMGLSPIMVEKIFEVVRNISAQGVTILLVEQNAKLALQAAHRGYVMDSGYITMSGAAKDMLDDPRVQAAYLGEG, from the coding sequence ATGGCTGGCGCGACAATTTTGCAAATCAGCGGACTCAAGGTCGCATACGGCGGCATCAAAGCGGTCAAAGGCGTTGATTTGGAAGTGCATCAGGGTGAGCTGGTGACCTTGATCGGGGCCAATGGCGCCGGTAAAACCACCACGCTCAAAGCAATCACCGGCAGTCTGCCTGGCAGCAAGCTGGAAGGCGATATCCGCTATAAAGGCGAATCGATCAAAGGCTTGAAATCCTTCCAGCTGGTGGAGCGCAAGCTGGCCATGGTGCCGGAAGGGCGCGGCGTGTTCGCGCGCATGACGATTTACGAAAATCTGCAAATGGGCGCCTTCACCATGAAAGACAAGGCGGCGATTGAAGCGGATATCGAAAAATGGTACGGCGTGTTTCCGCGTCTGAAAGAGCGTTCGGCCCAATTGGCTGGCACGCTCTCCGGCGGCGAACAGCAAATGCTGGCCATGGCGCGCGCCTTGATGTGCCATCCCGATTTGCTTTTGCTGGATGAACCGTCGATGGGTTTATCGCCCATTATGGTGGAGAAAATCTTTGAAGTGGTGCGCAATATCTCGGCCCAGGGTGTGACGATTTTGCTGGTTGAGCAAAACGCCAAACTGGCCTTGCAGGCGGCGCATCGCGGCTATGTGATGGATTCCGGATATATCACCATGAGCGGCGCGGCGAAAGACATGTTGGATGATCCGCGCGTGCAGGCGGCTTACCTCGGCGAAGGCTGA
- a CDS encoding ABC transporter ATP-binding protein, with translation MSNDIMLEIAGVNKRFGGLQALTEVGINVKRGQIYGLIGPNGAGKTTFFNVITGLYQPDTGSFKLDGQTYSPSAPHEVAKAGIARTFQNIRLFGEMTVLENVMVGCHVRTKQGVFGAVFRHKAAREEEAMIRRRAQELLDFVGIGQFAARTARFLSYGDQRRLEIARALATDPKLLALDEPAAGMNATEKLDLRKLLVKIKEQGKTVLLIEHDVKLVMGLCDRLTVLEYGKPIAEGLPAEIQSNQAVIDAYLGGAH, from the coding sequence ATGAGTAACGATATCATGTTGGAAATTGCCGGCGTTAATAAGCGCTTTGGCGGTTTGCAAGCGCTGACCGAAGTCGGCATCAACGTCAAGCGTGGTCAGATCTATGGTTTGATCGGCCCCAATGGCGCTGGCAAAACCACTTTTTTCAATGTCATCACCGGCTTGTACCAGCCTGACACCGGCAGCTTCAAACTGGATGGGCAGACTTATTCGCCCTCTGCGCCGCACGAAGTGGCCAAAGCCGGGATCGCGCGCACTTTCCAGAACATCCGTCTGTTTGGTGAAATGACGGTGTTGGAAAATGTGATGGTGGGCTGTCATGTGCGCACCAAACAGGGTGTGTTCGGCGCTGTGTTCCGTCATAAGGCAGCGCGTGAAGAGGAAGCCATGATCCGCCGCCGCGCCCAGGAATTGCTGGATTTTGTCGGCATCGGCCAATTTGCCGCCCGCACCGCGCGTTTCCTGTCTTATGGCGATCAGCGCCGCCTGGAAATCGCGCGCGCGCTGGCCACCGATCCCAAGCTGCTGGCCTTGGATGAACCGGCGGCTGGCATGAACGCCACCGAAAAACTGGACTTGCGCAAGCTGCTGGTCAAAATCAAAGAGCAGGGCAAAACCGTGCTTTTGATTGAACATGATGTGAAGCTGGTGATGGGTTTGTGCGACCGCCTCACCGTATTGGAATATGGCAAGCCGATTGCCGAAGGACTGCCCGCTGAAATTCAAAGCAATCAGGCGGTGATTGACGCATATTTGGGAGGGGCACATTGA
- a CDS encoding ABC transporter ATP-binding protein, with amino-acid sequence MALLDFNMQKNPARAKASMLIMLAIMIAFPFLAQLSDSGNSMVRVVDMALLYIMLALGLNVVVGFTGLLDLGYIAFFAVGAYMVGLFASPQFATVLESFVNQTPAFGNFLVSLFGEEIRQNGIHLSVWWIVPLSAALAGLFGALLGAPTLKLRGDYLAIVTLGFGEIIRIFMNNLNAPVNITNGPQGINMIEPIRIFGVSLAGEPGSKSTVFIGNFSMPSVTAYYFLFLLLCIMVIFVSVRLQNSRLGRAWMAIREDEIAAKAMGINTRNVKLLAFTMGASFGGIAGAMFGSFQGFVSPESFSLMESVVVLAMVVLGGIGHIPGVVLGGAILAAFPEVLRHTSRPVQNALFGHEVIADEVLRQLLYGLALVVVMLYKPAGLWPAPKHEDEEQEEKVEQAGKPAQA; translated from the coding sequence ATGGCTTTGCTTGATTTCAATATGCAAAAAAATCCGGCCCGCGCCAAGGCCAGCATGCTGATTATGCTGGCGATCATGATTGCCTTCCCCTTCCTGGCGCAATTGTCGGATTCCGGCAATTCCATGGTGCGGGTGGTGGATATGGCTTTGCTGTACATCATGCTGGCGCTGGGCTTGAACGTGGTGGTCGGGTTTACCGGCTTGCTGGACTTGGGCTATATCGCATTTTTTGCGGTGGGCGCGTATATGGTCGGTCTGTTCGCCTCGCCGCAGTTCGCCACGGTGCTGGAATCATTTGTGAATCAGACACCGGCTTTCGGCAACTTCCTGGTGTCATTGTTCGGCGAGGAAATCCGGCAAAACGGCATTCATTTGTCGGTGTGGTGGATTGTGCCTTTGTCGGCTGCGCTGGCTGGCTTGTTCGGCGCCTTGCTCGGCGCGCCGACCTTGAAGTTGCGCGGCGACTATCTGGCGATTGTGACTCTGGGCTTTGGTGAAATCATCCGTATCTTCATGAACAATCTGAATGCGCCGGTGAATATCACGAATGGCCCGCAAGGCATCAATATGATTGAGCCGATTCGCATTTTTGGCGTTTCCCTGGCGGGTGAACCAGGCTCCAAGTCCACCGTCTTTATCGGCAACTTCAGCATGCCTTCGGTGACAGCCTATTATTTCCTGTTCCTGCTGCTGTGCATTATGGTGATTTTTGTCTCGGTGCGGCTGCAAAATTCGCGTCTGGGCCGCGCCTGGATGGCGATTCGTGAAGATGAAATCGCCGCCAAAGCGATGGGCATCAACACCCGCAACGTGAAACTGCTGGCGTTCACCATGGGCGCTTCGTTCGGCGGCATCGCCGGCGCCATGTTCGGCTCCTTCCAGGGCTTTGTCTCGCCCGAATCCTTCTCGCTGATGGAATCGGTGGTGGTGTTGGCGATGGTGGTGTTGGGCGGCATTGGTCACATCCCCGGCGTGGTGTTGGGCGGGGCGATTCTGGCGGCCTTCCCGGAAGTGCTGCGCCACACCTCACGCCCTGTGCAAAACGCACTGTTCGGACATGAAGTGATTGCAGATGAAGTCTTGCGTCAACTGCTCTACGGTCTGGCGCTGGTGGTGGTGATGTTGTACAAGCCCGCCGGCTTGTGGCCTGCGCCCAAGCACGAAGATGAAGAGCAGGAAGAAAAAGTGGAGCAGGCTGGCAAGCCGGCCCAAGCCTGA
- a CDS encoding branched-chain amino acid ABC transporter permease, with translation MDTFIQQIINGLVLGSMYALIALGYTMVYGVLNLINFAHGDVLMIGAMVGFSILTFLGTAAPDMPGFLKLIIAIMGAIPVCIIVNVTIERVAYRKLRNAPRLAPLITAIGVSILLQTFAMMYWGRSPLPMPASLSTEPIHIGGAVISQTQIMLLALSFISMLGLVFLVEKTKMGRAMRATAENPRVAGLMGVDANFVVVATFAIGASLAAVAGVMWGATYSSVQFAMGFLPGLKAFSAAVLGGIGNIYGAMVGGIVLGLIESLGAGYIGPLTGGFLGSHYQDIFAFVVLIIVLTLRPSGIMGERVADRA, from the coding sequence ATGGATACATTTATCCAACAAATCATCAACGGATTGGTGTTAGGCAGTATGTACGCACTGATCGCACTCGGCTATACCATGGTGTATGGCGTCTTGAATCTGATTAACTTTGCGCATGGCGACGTGCTGATGATAGGCGCAATGGTCGGATTTTCGATTCTCACTTTTCTGGGCACGGCGGCGCCGGATATGCCTGGCTTTCTCAAGCTCATCATCGCGATCATGGGCGCCATTCCGGTGTGCATCATCGTCAATGTCACGATTGAGCGCGTGGCGTATCGCAAATTGCGCAACGCGCCGCGCCTGGCCCCATTGATCACCGCAATCGGTGTTTCGATTCTGTTGCAAACCTTCGCCATGATGTACTGGGGCCGCAGCCCCTTGCCGATGCCGGCCTCCTTGTCCACGGAGCCTATCCATATCGGCGGCGCAGTGATCTCGCAAACCCAGATCATGTTGCTGGCCTTGTCCTTTATTTCCATGCTGGGGCTGGTGTTCCTGGTGGAAAAAACCAAGATGGGGCGCGCCATGCGCGCCACGGCGGAAAATCCACGGGTGGCCGGTTTGATGGGGGTGGACGCCAACTTTGTGGTGGTCGCCACCTTCGCCATCGGCGCCTCGCTGGCCGCTGTGGCTGGCGTGATGTGGGGCGCCACTTATTCCTCGGTGCAATTCGCGATGGGCTTTTTGCCGGGTTTGAAAGCTTTCTCGGCGGCCGTGTTAGGCGGGATCGGCAATATTTATGGCGCCATGGTGGGCGGCATTGTGCTGGGGCTGATTGAGAGTCTGGGCGCCGGTTATATCGGGCCTTTGACAGGCGGCTTTTTGGGCAGTCACTATCAGGATATTTTCGCCTTCGTGGTGTTAATCATTGTCTTGACCTTGCGGCCATCCGGCATCATGGGCGAGCGTGTGGCTGATCGTGCGTAA
- the ispH gene encoding 4-hydroxy-3-methylbut-2-enyl diphosphate reductase, which translates to MMEAKQEAALDGKEVLLAQPRGFCAGVDRAIEIVERALQQFGAPIYVRHEIVHNAYVVQDLRNKGAVFIEELCDVPRGSTLVFSAHGVPQAVRAEADALGLTIFDATCPLVTKVHVEVAKMRREGREIIMIGHAGHPEVEGTMGQTDGGMHLVETVEDVARLQVSNPELLAYVSQTTLSVDDTADIIAALKARFPAIAEPKKGDICYATTNRQQAVKFMAPQVDLVIVVGSPNSSNSNRLREVAAKRGVAAHMVDSAAQIDPAWLADRQRIGVTAGASAPEVLVREVIARLQELGAKRVRSLEGVEENVTFPLPKGLDGRATQL; encoded by the coding sequence ATGATGGAAGCTAAGCAAGAAGCGGCCCTGGACGGCAAGGAAGTGTTGCTGGCGCAGCCGCGCGGATTTTGCGCCGGGGTGGATCGCGCGATTGAAATCGTTGAGCGCGCATTGCAGCAATTCGGCGCGCCGATTTATGTGCGCCATGAAATTGTGCATAACGCCTATGTGGTGCAGGATTTGCGCAATAAAGGCGCGGTCTTTATTGAAGAATTGTGCGATGTGCCGCGCGGCAGCACGCTGGTATTTTCCGCGCATGGCGTGCCGCAGGCGGTCCGAGCGGAAGCGGATGCTCTGGGGCTGACGATTTTTGACGCCACCTGCCCACTGGTCACGAAAGTGCACGTTGAAGTGGCGAAAATGCGGCGCGAAGGGCGTGAAATCATCATGATCGGCCATGCCGGCCACCCGGAAGTGGAAGGCACCATGGGACAGACGGATGGCGGCATGCATCTGGTGGAAACGGTGGAAGATGTGGCGCGCTTGCAAGTCAGCAATCCTGAATTGCTGGCCTATGTGTCGCAAACCACGCTGTCGGTGGATGATACGGCGGATATTATCGCTGCGCTCAAGGCGCGCTTCCCGGCGATTGCCGAGCCGAAAAAAGGCGATATCTGCTACGCCACCACTAACCGGCAACAGGCGGTGAAATTCATGGCGCCGCAAGTCGATCTGGTGATTGTGGTGGGCAGTCCGAACAGCTCCAATTCAAACCGTTTGCGCGAAGTCGCCGCCAAACGCGGTGTGGCGGCGCATATGGTGGATTCGGCGGCGCAAATCGATCCGGCCTGGCTGGCGGACAGGCAGCGCATCGGCGTCACTGCCGGCGCCTCGGCCCCGGAAGTGCTGGTGCGGGAAGTGATTGCGCGTTTGCAGGAACTGGGCGCAAAACGGGTGCGCAGCCTGGAGGGTGTGGAAGAAAATGTCACGTTCCCGCTGCCCAAAGGCTTGGACGGGCGCGCAACGCAGCTTTAA